In a single window of the Rhizobium tropici CIAT 899 genome:
- a CDS encoding IS630 family transposase (programmed frameshift): MGQALSDDLRIRVLKASAVGMSARQAAARFGVGISTAIRWIARAKEGELTSRPQGWRRPSAVDAHEEFVVALIEEHKDMTLDEMVERLSAERQLNISRSALGAWLRGRGWTFKKKTAHALEQDRPDVLKRRRAWFDGQLDLDPEKLIFIDETGLSTKMARLRGRALRGERCRAGVPHGHWKTTTFTGALRLGGMTAPFVYDGAINGNVFLAYVEQVLVPTLGTGDVVIMDNLPAHKTAGVRDAIEGAGAKLMFLPPYSPDFNPIENAFSKLKAMLRGRAERKIDALWDAVGALIPRFTPAECANYFRAAGYDPD; encoded by the exons ATGGGACAAGCACTGAGTGACGATCTTCGAATACGGGTTCTGAAAGCCTCTGCAGTGGGTATGTCAGCTCGGCAGGCTGCAGCTCGATTCGGCGTTGGGATTTCGACAGCGATCCGCTGGATCGCAAGAGCAAAAGAGGGCGAACTGACCTCCCGACCGCAGGGCTGGAGGCGACCATCGGCCGTGGATGCACACGAAGAATTCGTTGTCGCACTGATCGAAGAGCACAAGGATATGACCCTCGATGAAATGGTCGAGCGCTTGTCGGCCGAACGGCAGTTGAACATCAGCCGGAGCGCACTGGGTGCGTGGTTGCGAGGCCGCGGATGGACCTTTA AAAAAAAGACCGCACATGCGCTGGAGCAAGATCGACCGGATGTCCTGAAGCGTCGACGTGCCTGGTTCGATGGTCAACTGGACCTCGATCCGGAGAAGCTGATCTTCATCGATGAAACCGGTTTATCCACGAAGATGGCACGCCTACGCGGCCGTGCGCTTAGAGGCGAGCGATGCCGAGCCGGCGTGCCCCACGGACATTGGAAGACAACGACTTTCACTGGCGCGCTGCGCCTCGGCGGAATGACCGCACCGTTTGTCTACGATGGCGCGATAAACGGGAACGTCTTCTTGGCTTATGTAGAGCAGGTGCTGGTGCCAACTCTCGGAACTGGCGACGTGGTCATCATGGATAACCTGCCGGCGCACAAAACAGCAGGTGTTCGCGATGCCATCGAAGGTGCTGGCGCCAAGCTCATGTTCCTCCCGCCCTATAGTCCGGACTTCAACCCTATCGAGAACGCATTCTCCAAATTGAAAGCCATGCTGCGAGGCAGGGCGGAGCGAAAGATTGATGCCCTGTGGGACGCAGTCGGCGCTTTGATACCCCGATTCACTCCCGCAGAATGCGCCAACTACTTCAGGGCCGCTGGATATGACCCGGATTGA
- a CDS encoding glycosyltransferase family 2 protein, producing MKICVIVEQFHDVLIGFEVSFFGCIIRSLRSDDADITVLVTDLSRGSFGHYTGDTHGCRVEFLSDFAAAKDCVYPPVDHASKAYCVYLFVKERGFEQVHSTDQAGIAFYLSLAKKQNLINTEIITYICEPTRLRRSVTMNAPEINTLEEETMAHQQLLNSDIIVAPTKHIANLYQLQQKSHDVSCKILSLRRPTRNEDEEEIDKNRSISRIVYAGSLDNWGGIQLFLDTLDVFPADFSPDIIFLSSISTFNSENSAGFILRNLRSYAGSIIFTDSLRFDDLWSFLDSETLSTVFVFPSKYFVNPYLVLECLRRSFSVVSVVGNGAEEILKGERCCQIAEGNPPALYRAIKTLESRSAQVGQLSYFFAFEENLMPQPAVSRAGQPFISVCLTHYERTRLLDRALTYLARQSYLNFEVIVVDDGSPSSVTHKELSLIERRSYPFSLRIIRSENRYLGAARNLAASQAQGEYLLFHDDDNFAEPSELELFVKAALNSNSELLTSLFFTSYDDGLSPDLAARKIEIFPIGIGGVFSFFKNSFGDANFFILRDTFFRLGGFTELRDVGREDWEFLIRAWLADVRMGVVPEPLFNYRISDEGMRNHGNLAADHERIYSLLNHNVVTDLSDLLRYADQNRKKENFLARLSRLLPAGLNIEYFRALGDMEPNSFDAVKVLSELELAKPSYGLRLYEYPHVDRLDAYGPGPRSGLDDYLLLEGWAVLDGGRWLPDRFRVGKNLYQVISFVRCSRIDVANLYLCDAEVGFAALVRRRRSFVRRWPLVKFGSSSNVDIRANLDDRSKKLIGHIDKITNYHRSPLMYRNECVSWINVRTRDESWIFLGDADKAESIVPTKVRRLLINCTRRLSRYLYTPVLTDCAIQFGYKQPKDALLPWFRS from the coding sequence ATGAAAATTTGCGTTATTGTGGAGCAGTTCCACGATGTTCTAATTGGGTTTGAGGTGAGCTTTTTTGGCTGCATCATCAGGTCGCTCAGATCAGATGATGCCGACATCACCGTCCTTGTTACTGATCTTTCAAGAGGCAGCTTTGGTCACTATACTGGAGATACGCACGGCTGCCGAGTTGAGTTTCTGTCAGATTTCGCAGCAGCAAAAGACTGTGTTTACCCTCCTGTCGATCATGCATCAAAGGCATATTGCGTTTATTTATTTGTTAAAGAGCGAGGTTTTGAGCAGGTACATTCTACAGATCAGGCGGGAATTGCATTCTATCTGTCTTTAGCAAAGAAGCAGAATTTAATAAACACGGAAATTATAACGTATATCTGCGAGCCGACAAGGCTTCGCAGGAGCGTTACTATGAATGCGCCCGAGATAAACACCCTCGAAGAAGAGACAATGGCGCATCAGCAGCTACTTAACTCAGACATTATAGTTGCGCCAACGAAACATATTGCAAACCTTTATCAGCTGCAACAAAAGAGTCATGATGTTTCTTGCAAGATTCTGTCATTGCGCCGCCCCACACGAAATGAAGATGAAGAGGAGATCGACAAAAATAGAAGTATATCTCGCATAGTATACGCCGGATCTCTTGACAATTGGGGTGGAATCCAATTGTTTTTGGATACGCTAGATGTTTTTCCTGCAGATTTTTCGCCAGACATTATCTTCCTTTCCAGCATATCGACATTTAATTCTGAAAACAGTGCGGGATTTATCCTGCGTAATTTAAGGAGTTACGCAGGCTCTATTATATTCACAGATAGTCTTCGCTTTGATGATTTGTGGAGCTTCTTGGATTCTGAGACCCTTTCCACGGTTTTCGTGTTCCCTTCAAAGTACTTTGTCAATCCCTATCTGGTACTGGAATGCCTTCGTAGATCATTTTCAGTTGTTTCCGTCGTCGGTAACGGAGCAGAAGAGATCTTAAAGGGTGAACGGTGTTGTCAAATTGCAGAGGGCAATCCACCTGCATTGTATCGTGCAATAAAAACCTTGGAATCTAGAAGCGCACAGGTTGGGCAGCTTTCATATTTCTTCGCATTTGAAGAGAACCTCATGCCCCAACCGGCAGTCAGTAGGGCCGGACAACCTTTTATATCTGTGTGCTTGACCCACTACGAACGAACGCGGCTTCTGGATAGAGCGCTCACCTATCTTGCCAGGCAAAGCTACCTGAATTTCGAAGTCATAGTCGTCGACGATGGGAGCCCAAGTTCAGTAACACACAAAGAATTGTCCTTAATAGAGCGACGGAGCTATCCGTTTTCGTTGAGGATTATACGTTCTGAAAACCGATATCTGGGTGCAGCGAGAAACCTCGCGGCATCGCAGGCGCAGGGCGAATATCTTCTGTTTCATGACGATGATAATTTTGCGGAACCTTCTGAACTTGAGCTATTTGTCAAAGCAGCACTTAACTCAAATTCAGAGTTATTAACCAGTCTATTCTTTACATCGTATGATGATGGTCTCTCACCAGACTTAGCTGCGAGAAAGATAGAGATTTTTCCGATAGGTATTGGGGGAGTATTCTCATTTTTCAAGAATAGTTTTGGTGACGCGAACTTTTTCATATTGCGCGACACTTTCTTTCGTTTGGGGGGCTTTACCGAGCTTAGGGACGTTGGTCGGGAGGATTGGGAGTTTCTTATTCGGGCCTGGCTTGCCGACGTTCGCATGGGTGTTGTTCCGGAACCACTGTTTAATTATCGAATAAGTGACGAAGGAATGAGAAACCATGGGAATCTGGCTGCCGATCATGAGCGAATTTATTCGCTGCTCAATCACAATGTCGTCACAGATTTATCAGACCTACTCCGTTATGCCGATCAAAATAGAAAGAAAGAAAATTTTCTAGCTCGCCTTTCCCGGTTGTTACCGGCAGGCCTAAACATAGAATATTTTCGAGCTCTTGGTGACATGGAGCCGAACTCCTTTGACGCGGTTAAAGTGCTCAGCGAGCTTGAGTTAGCAAAGCCGTCTTATGGTCTGCGACTGTATGAATATCCTCATGTGGATCGCTTGGACGCATATGGCCCCGGCCCGCGCAGCGGACTAGATGACTACCTACTTCTGGAAGGCTGGGCAGTTTTGGACGGCGGCCGTTGGCTGCCGGATCGCTTTCGCGTTGGAAAGAATTTGTATCAAGTAATCTCTTTTGTTCGATGCTCCCGAATAGACGTCGCCAATTTATACTTATGCGATGCCGAAGTGGGATTTGCCGCACTAGTGCGCCGACGCCGATCTTTTGTCCGAAGATGGCCTCTGGTTAAATTCGGCAGCTCTTCAAATGTCGATATTCGCGCTAACCTGGACGATCGCTCGAAGAAGTTAATTGGCCACATCGACAAGATTACTAATTATCACCGAAGTCCATTGATGTATCGAAACGAGTGTGTCAGTTGGATTAATGTCCGTACAAGAGACGAATCTTGGATCTTCTTGGGTGATGCTGACAAGGCAGAGAGCATCGTTCCAACGAAAGTGAGGCGGCTACTGATAAATTGCACTCGAAGATTGTCCAGGTACCTCTATACACCTGTTTTGACAGATTGCGCTATCCAATTCGGCTATAAACAACCAAAGGATGCCTTACTTCCTTGGTTCAGATCATGA
- a CDS encoding IS3 family transposase (programmed frameshift), with translation MSKYSTSFKQSVVAFYGGGARSLQEVSAYFGIEHSTVRTWVAMHAAHGVDGLVRKFGHYTAEFKLSVLRRMWEDGLSYRRTAALFNLRNKSCLPDWERRYKAGGIDALMPRRRGRPRSMPEPPVLSDKTDAPQSDEAKSREELLAELAYLRMENAYLKKPGSLNAGTTSADKTQAVQALRPLYPFDGLLKLAGLARSTFYYQQKVSSPADRHVALKTRIKAIFEAHKGRYGYRRVTAAIRTLGQTVNHKTVQRLMIEMGLKSLVRPKKYRSYKGQTGRVAPDLLQRQFTAERMHQKWVTDVTEFNIAGQKLFLSPVMDLHNGEIVAFETARRPVFSLVKNMLDKALDQLCNAERPILHSDQGWQYQMPAWGQMLESRNIAQSMSRKGNCLDNAAMESFFATLKSEFFYPNHFDSIESLRDGVEDYIRYYNNDRIRLKLKGLSPVQYRTQPLNQPSQ, from the exons ATGTCGAAATACAGCACGTCGTTCAAGCAGAGTGTTGTGGCGTTTTATGGCGGCGGCGCGCGCAGCCTGCAGGAGGTGAGTGCGTATTTTGGGATCGAGCATTCGACGGTGCGCACATGGGTTGCGATGCACGCGGCGCATGGAGTTGACGGTCTGGTCAGGAAGTTCGGCCACTACACTGCTGAGTTCAAGCTATCGGTTCTGCGCCGGATGTGGGAGGATGGGCTCTCTTACCGTCGGACGGCGGCGTTGTTCAACCTGCGCAATAAGAGTTGCCTGCCGGATTGGGAGCGCCGCTATAAGGCCGGTGGTATTGACGCCCTGATGCCACGTCGTCGAGGAAGGCCCCGATCGATGCCCGAGCCACCTGTGCTGTCCGACAAGACGGATGCCCCGCAGAGCGATGAGGCCAAGAGCCGCGAGGAACTCCTGGCGGAGCTGGCCTATCTGCGTATGGAGAATGCCTATCTAAAAAAAC CTGGAAGCCTTAACGCAGGCACGACAAGCGCCGACAAGACGCAAGCCGTCCAGGCGTTAAGGCCGCTCTATCCATTCGACGGTCTGCTGAAGCTTGCGGGCCTGGCCCGCAGCACGTTCTATTATCAGCAGAAGGTCTCGTCCCCGGCCGATCGGCATGTAGCGCTGAAGACCAGGATCAAAGCGATCTTCGAAGCCCATAAGGGGCGCTATGGCTATCGTCGGGTCACGGCTGCGATCCGCACCCTCGGGCAGACGGTCAATCACAAGACCGTCCAGCGTCTGATGATCGAGATGGGATTGAAGTCCCTGGTCCGGCCGAAGAAGTATCGCTCCTACAAGGGGCAGACGGGACGCGTGGCCCCGGACCTCCTTCAGCGGCAGTTCACCGCCGAGCGTATGCATCAGAAATGGGTGACGGACGTCACCGAGTTCAACATCGCCGGCCAAAAACTCTTCCTCTCGCCGGTCATGGACCTCCACAACGGCGAGATCGTTGCCTTCGAGACGGCTAGGCGGCCTGTCTTCTCGTTGGTCAAGAACATGCTGGACAAGGCCCTGGACCAACTCTGCAATGCCGAGAGGCCGATCCTGCATTCCGATCAGGGATGGCAATATCAGATGCCGGCCTGGGGCCAAATGCTTGAAAGCCGCAACATTGCCCAAAGCATGTCACGCAAAGGCAACTGCCTCGACAATGCCGCCATGGAGAGCTTCTTCGCCACCCTCAAATCCGAGTTCTTTTATCCCAACCACTTCGACAGCATCGAAAGCCTGCGTGATGGTGTCGAGGACTATATCCGATATTACAACAACGATCGCATCAGGCTAAAGCTTAAAGGGCTGAGCCCTGTTCAATACAGGACCCAGCCCTTAAATCAGCCAAGCCAATAA
- the tnpA gene encoding IS66-like element accessory protein TnpA, translating into MESRLEVLTTRKSGREVHRHWPDEVKAQIVSESLRPGAMVNEVAERHGLKPNHLSTWRTMARQGKLVLPAPEDAVEFAAVIVEPPVSEPPIKKASRPEIIVGSVTIRLEEGASAARIAAVARACTVPT; encoded by the coding sequence ATGGAGAGTAGATTGGAGGTTCTCACGACCAGGAAGTCTGGACGTGAGGTTCACCGGCATTGGCCCGACGAGGTCAAGGCGCAGATCGTTTCGGAGAGCTTGAGACCCGGCGCGATGGTCAATGAAGTGGCAGAACGACATGGTTTGAAGCCGAACCACCTCTCCACCTGGCGGACGATGGCGCGGCAAGGCAAGCTGGTTCTGCCTGCGCCTGAGGATGCGGTGGAGTTCGCAGCGGTAATCGTCGAACCACCTGTTTCGGAACCGCCGATCAAAAAGGCCAGCCGTCCCGAGATCATCGTCGGGTCCGTCACCATCCGTCTGGAAGAAGGCGCATCTGCCGCCCGCATCGCCGCTGTCGCGCGTGCCTGCACGGTTCCGACATGA
- the tnpB gene encoding IS66 family insertion sequence element accessory protein TnpB (TnpB, as the term is used for proteins encoded by IS66 family insertion elements, is considered an accessory protein, since TnpC, encoded by a neighboring gene, is a DDE family transposase.): MIFPSNRVRIMVATKPVDFRKGHDGLAALVKNELHKDPFTGTVFVFRSRKADRLKLIYWDGTGLVMAYKRLEEHTFTWPGARDGLMTLGHAQFEALFAGPDWRRVRAVEAKAPDAVE; the protein is encoded by the coding sequence ATGATCTTTCCATCGAACCGCGTCCGGATCATGGTGGCGACAAAGCCCGTCGATTTCCGCAAGGGCCACGATGGCCTTGCCGCGCTGGTCAAGAACGAGCTGCACAAGGACCCTTTTACAGGGACGGTCTTCGTGTTCCGGTCACGGAAAGCAGACCGGCTGAAGCTGATCTATTGGGATGGCACCGGATTGGTGATGGCCTACAAGCGGCTTGAGGAACACACCTTCACCTGGCCAGGCGCCAGGGATGGCCTGATGACGCTGGGTCATGCACAATTCGAGGCGCTGTTTGCCGGGCCCGACTGGCGTCGGGTCCGCGCCGTGGAAGCGAAAGCGCCAGACGCTGTCGAATAG
- a CDS encoding beta-1,6-N-acetylglucosaminyltransferase, which yields MKLAFVILAHDNPDKVARLARVLAQNHTVCVHYDLNSSEASFLALKRELGSLADRVLWPRRVRVAWGEWSIVNATLNALEAISGSDSNFDYVHLMSGADYPVRPIEEFTDYLRQNRGREFIECVDLRSEQWVKGGLVHERYRYRHFFNWKKHGFLFDQSWQLQQRLGLERGFPSGHQPHMGSQWWTLTWSTIKLVLAAGRNGELASFFKTVWIPDEMFIQTIVASATEPKARSPILTLYQFSDSGVPIVYGDDHAEYLNRQPFFFARKISPHAKNVRDLLDAYIDGSQRGAVFEERAVGTRTDEYTRYVDYWGMPNKHFRLIGHVADSWWGDLLYLHQPVFIICGVSRSELRSVANVVRNFPDIRVHGALFDRRRIEFVDDLTIYGGYRDDDIALRDDRRLTFLYDAIKEGEKVGAYTAFILPWHTDGEIGERMKWSRHTVVH from the coding sequence ATGAAGCTCGCCTTTGTTATACTTGCCCACGACAATCCAGACAAAGTTGCCAGATTGGCGAGAGTTCTGGCGCAAAATCATACAGTTTGCGTCCATTACGATTTAAACTCGTCCGAAGCGAGTTTCTTGGCGCTGAAGCGAGAACTTGGGAGTCTCGCAGATCGGGTGCTTTGGCCCCGTCGCGTAAGAGTTGCATGGGGGGAGTGGTCAATTGTCAATGCGACCCTTAACGCACTAGAGGCCATCAGCGGGTCGGATTCAAACTTCGACTACGTTCACCTGATGAGTGGCGCAGACTATCCAGTTCGTCCGATAGAAGAGTTTACAGATTATTTGCGGCAAAATCGCGGGCGTGAGTTCATAGAGTGCGTAGACTTACGCAGTGAACAATGGGTTAAGGGGGGGTTGGTTCACGAGCGTTATCGGTATCGGCACTTTTTTAACTGGAAGAAGCACGGTTTTCTATTTGACCAAAGTTGGCAACTGCAACAGAGGCTAGGACTTGAGAGAGGCTTCCCCAGCGGACATCAACCTCACATGGGCTCCCAATGGTGGACACTGACGTGGTCGACGATCAAGCTGGTTCTTGCCGCGGGAAGAAATGGCGAGCTGGCTTCCTTCTTCAAAACTGTCTGGATACCTGATGAAATGTTTATTCAGACTATTGTTGCCTCTGCGACGGAGCCGAAGGCTCGCTCTCCGATACTTACGCTTTATCAATTTTCCGACAGTGGAGTTCCAATAGTTTATGGTGATGATCATGCCGAATATCTTAATCGGCAACCATTTTTCTTTGCGCGGAAAATCTCTCCGCATGCAAAGAATGTAAGAGATCTATTAGATGCGTATATCGACGGTTCACAACGAGGAGCTGTTTTCGAAGAACGTGCCGTAGGAACGAGAACTGATGAATATACTCGTTATGTCGATTACTGGGGTATGCCGAATAAGCATTTCCGTCTTATTGGACATGTTGCAGATAGTTGGTGGGGCGATTTACTTTATCTCCATCAACCGGTCTTTATAATATGTGGTGTGTCCCGAAGTGAGCTTCGATCAGTAGCCAATGTTGTACGCAATTTTCCGGATATTAGGGTTCATGGAGCGTTGTTTGACCGACGAAGAATTGAATTCGTAGATGACCTCACGATTTATGGCGGCTATCGCGACGATGATATTGCTCTACGAGATGATCGACGCTTAACTTTCCTCTACGATGCGATCAAGGAAGGAGAAAAAGTAGGAGCCTATACCGCGTTTATCTTGCCATGGCATACCGATGGTGAGATCGGTGAACGTATGAAATGGTCACGTCACACAGTTGTACACTAG
- a CDS encoding class I SAM-dependent methyltransferase encodes MAEKLNIAEKISQRYWNLRSFSMPEELSRVPTMLTVEETRMLAWVSENWSSGIGAVIDLGSFLGGSTAHLAYGLNRSQPGRIVHAFDQFTIGDEWKQAFLYDRGYPELIGNDMLALFKQFVEKFGDVVTHRGQIEDAEWTEGPIEILFVDICKSWEATRHVMRQFYPSLLPNESLVIHQDFQHFQQPWVVATTQYLKDYLRLVSYTEENSAIFLCTRSLSPEIVERAIYNTRDIQVVFRLLQQAHDQFPYARQREAMWQHIVALERHPNAQNTWDLNI; translated from the coding sequence ATGGCCGAGAAGCTAAATATCGCAGAGAAAATTTCACAACGGTACTGGAATCTTCGATCGTTTTCGATGCCTGAGGAACTTTCTCGAGTTCCAACTATGCTTACGGTTGAGGAGACTCGTATGTTGGCGTGGGTATCTGAAAATTGGTCATCGGGCATTGGTGCCGTGATTGATCTCGGTTCATTTTTGGGCGGATCAACCGCTCATCTTGCGTACGGGCTTAATCGATCTCAGCCCGGGCGGATAGTTCACGCTTTTGACCAGTTCACCATAGGAGATGAGTGGAAACAGGCGTTTCTATACGACCGCGGGTATCCAGAATTGATTGGAAACGACATGCTTGCTCTCTTCAAGCAATTCGTTGAAAAGTTTGGCGATGTCGTTACTCATCGAGGTCAAATTGAAGACGCTGAGTGGACTGAAGGCCCTATAGAGATCCTTTTTGTCGATATTTGTAAAAGTTGGGAAGCCACAAGGCATGTTATGAGGCAATTTTATCCGTCTCTTCTTCCAAACGAAAGCCTAGTAATACATCAGGATTTTCAGCATTTTCAGCAGCCATGGGTTGTTGCCACGACGCAATACCTTAAAGATTACCTGAGGCTGGTGAGTTATACTGAGGAAAATAGTGCAATTTTCCTATGTACGCGGTCTCTCTCGCCCGAAATTGTCGAGCGCGCAATCTATAATACCAGAGACATTCAGGTTGTTTTTAGGCTCCTCCAGCAGGCGCATGACCAGTTTCCGTACGCTCGCCAGCGTGAAGCGATGTGGCAGCACATCGTTGCACTTGAGCGTCATCCGAATGCGCAAAATACCTGGGATCTCAATATTTAG
- a CDS encoding glycosyltransferase family 2 protein, with translation MSGDSPVIAVFVGNVQLKAKVVSITRVDLQDIYGERALNSGFFISLKHVVPEGPAELNRFFRGLRIEANGKLLWSARNATVPQAFRWKRTKRTLLRFGDLKAKLIGNANVNESSKDEHYRYVTLPSQLAEKYGKDLIVVSDKTPKIKKHDILIFTTIRNEYVRLPYFLQYYRAMGVNHFIFVDNDSTDEARGFLASQEDCSLWTTKTSYKEANFGVHWTNSLLKKFGVGHWCLTLDPDEFFVFPYCKTRGLRELLDFLDSEGQDHMFCLLLDMYSAGRVSETISAIGQDPLEVAPYFDGTGYTQQANASYGETFVQGGPRRRVFFKDQPEKSPAMNKTPLVKWRPEFCYLSSTHVLSPAKLNWPHPRHFLSVTGCLLHFKFLSVMAEKASEEIERKEHYEDSIEYEKYHNVISAGEDFLFYENSLKYTGPQQLAELGYLSFGRWF, from the coding sequence ATGAGCGGCGATAGCCCGGTCATCGCTGTATTTGTAGGAAATGTACAGTTGAAGGCGAAAGTTGTATCGATAACAAGGGTCGACTTGCAGGACATCTATGGTGAAAGGGCTTTGAATTCGGGCTTCTTCATTTCCCTCAAACACGTAGTTCCCGAAGGACCTGCAGAGCTAAATAGGTTCTTTAGAGGACTAAGGATTGAGGCCAATGGTAAGCTTTTATGGTCGGCAAGAAACGCCACTGTACCACAAGCTTTTAGGTGGAAAAGAACCAAGCGCACCCTGCTTCGATTCGGCGATTTGAAGGCTAAACTAATAGGGAACGCAAATGTAAATGAGAGCTCAAAAGACGAGCACTATAGATATGTTACCTTGCCTTCTCAGTTGGCTGAAAAGTACGGAAAAGATCTGATCGTTGTTTCCGATAAGACACCGAAGATAAAAAAACATGACATTCTAATTTTTACAACAATTAGAAATGAATACGTCAGGCTCCCCTATTTCCTGCAATATTACCGGGCGATGGGCGTTAATCATTTTATTTTTGTCGACAACGACTCTACAGATGAAGCGCGAGGTTTCCTTGCATCTCAAGAAGATTGTTCACTTTGGACCACCAAAACAAGCTACAAAGAAGCAAATTTCGGTGTCCATTGGACGAACTCCCTTTTAAAAAAGTTTGGGGTAGGCCATTGGTGCCTTACGTTGGATCCGGACGAGTTTTTTGTATTCCCGTACTGTAAGACGCGAGGACTGCGAGAGTTACTGGATTTTTTGGATTCCGAGGGGCAAGATCACATGTTCTGCTTGTTGCTGGACATGTACTCCGCAGGCCGGGTGAGCGAGACAATAAGCGCCATTGGTCAGGATCCTCTAGAAGTAGCTCCATATTTTGACGGAACAGGTTATACCCAGCAGGCTAATGCCTCGTATGGGGAGACTTTCGTCCAGGGGGGGCCGCGAAGAAGAGTATTCTTCAAAGACCAGCCTGAGAAGTCTCCCGCAATGAATAAGACGCCTCTCGTCAAGTGGCGACCTGAATTCTGCTATCTGTCGTCTACCCACGTGCTTTCACCAGCTAAATTGAACTGGCCTCATCCACGACACTTCCTTTCTGTTACGGGCTGTTTGCTCCATTTCAAATTTCTTTCTGTGATGGCGGAGAAGGCGTCAGAAGAAATAGAGCGGAAGGAACATTATGAGGATTCAATCGAGTATGAAAAATATCACAATGTAATCAGCGCCGGTGAAGATTTTCTGTTTTATGAAAATTCCTTAAAATATACTGGGCCGCAGCAGCTAGCAGAGCTTGGTTACCTAAGTTTTGGACGTTGGTTTTAA
- a CDS encoding ABC transporter permease, producing the protein MKVVRRLRRWDSFIDALKQKQHVMAAVILRDMRSRFFNHGLGFIVQSLWPFMHILIILIINTFSGRVAPYGDNPLIFFGVGVIPTLTFTYISRFMSLSVAINKNMLSFPIVKVTDILFARAFLEIVAGSITLLFMWLMYMSLGLSPYPADPTQAVFAYLATILLAIGIGTIAGVITAFIPMFATGYALMGLVFYLTSGCLFVTPNLPDQIAIPLSYNPVVQCVEWMRVAYFESYSDRLLSKEYLLALGMASLLIGLVAERLLRRTLMDEG; encoded by the coding sequence ATGAAAGTCGTTCGCAGATTGAGACGTTGGGACTCGTTCATCGATGCGTTGAAGCAAAAGCAGCACGTGATGGCGGCTGTGATTTTACGCGATATGCGATCCAGATTCTTTAACCACGGCCTTGGCTTTATCGTGCAGTCACTTTGGCCATTCATGCATATATTGATCATCCTGATCATCAATACATTTTCTGGTCGGGTCGCCCCCTATGGTGATAATCCTCTGATTTTTTTCGGTGTTGGAGTTATTCCAACTCTTACATTTACCTACATTTCGCGGTTTATGTCACTATCGGTTGCTATTAACAAGAACATGCTTTCTTTCCCCATTGTGAAAGTAACTGATATACTTTTTGCAAGAGCTTTTTTGGAGATTGTTGCAGGCAGTATAACTCTTCTTTTTATGTGGCTAATGTATATGTCACTTGGGTTAAGCCCCTATCCTGCGGACCCAACTCAAGCCGTTTTCGCATATCTGGCAACGATTCTATTAGCGATAGGGATCGGCACAATCGCCGGCGTCATAACCGCATTCATCCCGATGTTCGCGACAGGATATGCTCTGATGGGCCTTGTCTTTTACCTGACCTCAGGGTGTCTATTTGTAACCCCCAATCTTCCGGACCAGATCGCAATCCCACTCTCGTACAATCCTGTCGTGCAATGTGTTGAATGGATGCGCGTTGCATATTTCGAGAGCTACAGTGACAGACTGCTTAGCAAGGAATATTTGCTAGCGCTCGGAATGGCATCTCTCCTTATTGGACTGGTGGCCGAAAGGCTTCTTAGAAGGACCCTGATGGACGAAGGGTGA